From the Montipora capricornis isolate CH-2021 chromosome 2, ASM3666992v2, whole genome shotgun sequence genome, one window contains:
- the LOC138038051 gene encoding bone morphogenetic protein 1-like has translation MRCFVCFLLLSLVVSVYGESRLACGPDHIILNKTMSISSPGYPGMSSADVRCKWRIESPKGKSIVVRGNHLDFGSEIKDDCSKGMLEIFNGCSDRERFLVEKICFRMQPKEYQSILWVSSRPCIIIKFSSGTGMDTKLSLAVEESEASCGDILSKTNSNHTFAGSLPAKPGSHNKCVWIIGVPKGKIELVFKGKFQVTSLGRDCKENYVQVQDGRYSSSLLLGKFCGTSRPYPVYSTGQYLRVTLHSGNTGMNREHFFKAQYNLISATPTPREGMYVTDRYPFGKICPELTRGCKCVADILTTFLCILGAISLHSWQFISAFSQLCRKNRTAS, from the exons ATGCGTTGTTTTG TGTGTTTCCTCCTGTTATCTTTAGTGGTCTCAGTTTATGGAGAAAGCA GATTAGCATGTGGTCCAGATCATATCATCCTAAACAAGACAATGTCTATCTCTTCACCTGGGTATCCAGGTATGTCTTCAGCGGATGTGCGTTGCAAGTGGAGAATTGAAAGTCCAAAAGGAAAATCAATAGTTGTGCGAGGAAACCACCTCGATTTTGGATCTGAGATTAAAGATGACTGCAGCAAAGGAATGCTGGAAATTTTTAATGGGTGCAGCGATAGGGAACGTTTTTTAGTTGAGAAGATTTGTTTTAGGATGCAGCCAAAGGAGTATCAAAGTATTCTTTGGGTTTCGTCTCGACCATGCATCATCATAAAGTTCTCTTCAGGAACTGGAATGGACACTAAATTAAGTTTAGCTGTTGAAGAGTCTGAAG CTTCTTGTGGAGATATcttgtcaaaaacaaacagcaATCACACATTTGCTGGATCACTTCCAGCAAAACCAGGGAGTCACAACAAGTGTGTGTGGATTATTGGTGTACCAAAAGGAAAAATTGAGCTTGTATTTAAGGGCAAGTTTCAGGTGACTAGCCTAGGAAGAGATTGCAAGGAAAATTATGTCCAAGTTCAAGATGGAAGATACAG TTCCTCACTTCTTCTTGGTAAATTCTGTGGAACCTCACGACCATACCCAGTGTATTCTACTGGACAATATCTTCGGGTAACACTCCATAGCGGTAATACTGGCATGAACAGAGAGCACTTTTTTAAGGCGCAGTATAATTTAATTAGTGCCACACCAACTCCAAGGGAAGGTATGTATGTGACAGATAGATATCCCTTTGGCAAAATATGCCCAGAATTAACACGAGGGTGCAAATGTGTTGCTGATATTCTCACCACATTTTTATGCATTTTGGGAGCCATTAGCCTGCACAGCTGGCAGTTTATTTCGGCCTTCTCGCAGCTTTGTCGCAAAAACAGAACTGCCAGCTAA
- the LOC138038052 gene encoding QRFP-like peptide receptor, giving the protein MENWKLDMIILPFYILVVIVGIIGNSLFITVVRKRRLMQTTTNFLLANVAISDIISLMFCLPGIILRLFEHPAGLLGNFLCKFITMHSIAGITLLVSGLTLTVIAIERHNALLRPMDLRLKLQAKRRVIVTISAIWVFSIAFVCPLFIEQNYSSKFKTCHMDWSSVSSSAYWILLAIIGGVSLFILCFCYFRVVRALYLNDILPTNEGRVSAEQDSKDKRKIVKLLMTVTVLFFVCFLPFITVSAVNVPSQRVLYKLSYFFAYCSCSINPAVYLVQSENYRAGLRELWRGRPFRRRERSLES; this is encoded by the coding sequence ATGGAAAATTGGAAATTGGACATGATAATACTGCCGTTTTATATACTTGTGGTTATCGTGGGAATTATTGGAAATTCTCTGTTTATTACGGTGGTGAGAAAACGACGTCTTATGCAAACGACCACTAACTTCCTTCTAGCAAATGTTGCTATCTCTGACATAATCTCTTTGATGTTCTGTCTTCCGGGCATCATCCTTCGTCTGTTCGAGCACCCAGCTGGACTACTAGGCAATTTTCTTTGCAAGTTCATAACCATGCATAGTATTGCCGGAATCACTTTGCTGGTATCCGGTCTAACGCTCACAGTAATCGCAATTGAAAGGCACAATGCATTGCTGCGACCGATGGATTTGCGATTGAAGCTGCAGGCAAAGAGGCGCGTCATCGTCACAATTTCCGCCATTTGGGTATTCTCCATTGCGTTTGTGTGTCCCTTATTTATCGAACAAAACTACTCATCCAAATTCAAAACCTGTCATATGGACTGGAGTAGTGTATCTTCGAGTGCATATTGGATACTCTTGGCCATAATAGGAGGTGTTTCTTTATTCATTTTGTGTTTCTGTTATTTCCGTGTTGTAAGAGCTCTCTACTTGAATGATATCCTTCCTACAAACGAAGGCCGTGTCTCTGCTGAACAAGATTCGAAAGACAAGCGAAAAATCGTCAAACTTTTGATGACTGTTACTGTGctgtttttcgtttgttttctgCCTTTCATTACAGTGTCGGCAGTAAATGTTCCCTCTCAGCGAGTGTTATACAAATTGTCTTATTTCTTCGCTTATTGCAGCTGCTCCATTAACCCAGCAGTATATCTGGTTCAAAGTGAAAACTACAGAGCTGGCTTAAGGGAACTTTGGCGTGGAAGACCTTTCCGGCGGCGGGAAAGATCACTCGAGTCATAA